The following proteins are co-located in the bacterium genome:
- a CDS encoding histidine kinase, which produces MGRQRMRFQGRGSLKALRFHDLTPFRIREVLLVSSPYDAFILEEDGQLTEQVFFEYREVSASSPPRFTHVRTAKAAFAALAERRFDLILVMSSLSGMGVNAFGRRVKELRPGRPVVFLAVDDRELEEAQEGIDTEVIDGTFLWSGDARILLAVVKYVEDRDNVQHDIRVGNIRVIILLEDSPRFYSAFLGLVYKELMSQSRSLSSEGVNELHRLMYMRSRPKILHARSYEEGMELFGEFEANVMAVISDVAIPRAGKVDPRAGVEFSKHARKRIAELPVLLQSAEPSNADVAKEMSATFADKSSPTLLAEIRSFMTEQLGFGDFVFRLPDGREVGRAHDLAEMEEVLKTVPGVSVGYHAANNHFSIWLMARCEFELAELLRPQKTSDFGGIEETRGYLVRVLSDARRSSYRGHVADFKRERFEQDLIVRTGQGALGGKARGIAFLNRFLPQAEFPDSLALPVKIPKTVVITTDYFDAFLDGRNLRGFAFSCEDDGELVRRFLASPLPAKLVEDLRFLIERLEGPLAVRSSSLLEDSLHQPFAGIYATLMIPNNNPDLERRLLGLANAVKLVYASTFSSNARSYLDTTGHLKEEEKMAVIVQPLIGRRHGNRFYPTFSGVAQSFNYYPVGAQQGKDGVVYVALGLGRTVVEGGLALRFSPRNPEILPQFGTPKSMLDGTQRSFYAVDTDYDFNDGYLDASANLREFDLKTAESDDVLSSVGSVYIANEQRLREDLSLAGPRVITFANILRHGAIPLAATLEEVMKVARRGLGGAVEVEFACDMGDFGRRATRGRPRMGPELYLLQMRPMGSRYVGSRVARQPYERADLLCSSLSSLGEGVSKLRDLVYVRRDRWQPSKNKAITREIEEINQALREDRRPYLLVGPGRWGTADEWLGIPVQWRQISNAKVIVEASPRGYNVEPSQGTHFFQNITSLRIGYLTLPPGAEKAQKPPEDSAGDDEFLDWDWLDSRQARRETEHLRHLRFRRQLTVVLDGKDNRGMVVKPAKG; this is translated from the coding sequence ATGGGCCGGCAACGAATGAGGTTTCAGGGCCGTGGGAGTCTCAAGGCTCTTCGTTTTCACGATCTGACGCCTTTCCGCATCCGCGAGGTGTTGCTGGTCTCCTCGCCCTACGATGCCTTCATTCTCGAGGAGGACGGCCAGCTCACCGAGCAGGTGTTCTTCGAGTACCGCGAGGTCAGCGCATCCAGCCCGCCTCGCTTTACCCACGTTCGCACTGCCAAGGCGGCCTTCGCGGCGCTGGCCGAGCGGCGGTTCGACCTGATTCTGGTGATGAGCAGTCTGTCGGGCATGGGGGTCAACGCCTTCGGGCGCAGGGTAAAAGAGCTCCGGCCGGGCCGGCCGGTGGTGTTCCTGGCCGTCGACGATCGAGAGCTCGAAGAGGCCCAGGAAGGCATTGACACCGAAGTGATCGATGGGACTTTTCTGTGGAGCGGAGACGCTCGGATTCTGTTGGCGGTCGTCAAGTACGTCGAGGATCGGGACAACGTCCAGCACGACATCCGGGTCGGCAACATCCGAGTCATCATTCTGCTCGAGGACTCACCACGCTTCTACTCGGCGTTCCTGGGCCTGGTCTACAAGGAGCTGATGAGTCAGTCCCGCTCTCTGTCCTCGGAGGGGGTCAACGAGCTCCATCGGCTGATGTATATGAGGTCGCGTCCCAAGATTCTCCACGCCAGGTCGTATGAGGAGGGCATGGAGCTGTTCGGTGAGTTCGAAGCGAACGTGATGGCCGTGATCAGCGATGTAGCAATCCCCAGGGCTGGGAAGGTCGATCCGAGGGCGGGAGTGGAGTTCTCGAAACATGCTCGGAAGCGGATCGCAGAGCTGCCGGTTCTGCTCCAGTCCGCGGAACCAAGCAACGCAGACGTGGCCAAGGAGATGTCGGCGACGTTTGCCGATAAGAGCTCGCCGACATTGCTGGCCGAGATCCGATCCTTCATGACCGAGCAGCTGGGTTTCGGCGATTTCGTATTCCGGCTGCCCGACGGCAGGGAAGTCGGTCGAGCCCACGACCTGGCCGAGATGGAGGAGGTCCTGAAGACGGTTCCCGGAGTGTCGGTTGGATATCACGCGGCGAACAACCACTTTTCGATCTGGTTGATGGCTCGCTGCGAATTCGAGCTGGCCGAGCTGCTCAGGCCACAGAAGACGTCCGACTTCGGCGGCATCGAGGAAACCCGTGGGTATCTCGTTCGGGTCTTGTCGGATGCTCGCCGCAGCTCGTATCGGGGCCACGTCGCTGACTTCAAGCGGGAGCGCTTCGAGCAGGATCTGATCGTGCGGACGGGGCAGGGAGCCTTAGGTGGCAAGGCCCGTGGCATCGCATTCCTGAACCGCTTTCTGCCCCAGGCGGAGTTCCCTGACAGCCTCGCGCTGCCGGTCAAGATTCCGAAGACGGTCGTGATAACCACCGATTATTTCGACGCGTTTCTGGATGGCAGAAACCTACGGGGCTTCGCCTTCAGCTGTGAAGACGACGGCGAGCTCGTCAGGAGGTTTCTTGCTTCGCCGCTGCCCGCCAAGCTTGTCGAGGACCTGCGGTTCCTGATCGAGCGGCTTGAAGGCCCCTTGGCGGTTCGCTCTTCGAGCCTGCTCGAGGACTCGCTTCATCAGCCGTTTGCCGGCATCTACGCGACGTTGATGATCCCCAACAACAACCCCGATCTCGAACGACGACTCTTGGGGCTGGCCAATGCGGTCAAACTCGTATACGCGTCCACGTTCAGCTCCAACGCGCGCTCGTATCTGGACACCACCGGCCACCTCAAGGAAGAGGAGAAGATGGCGGTGATCGTCCAACCCTTGATCGGACGCAGGCACGGGAACCGGTTCTATCCCACCTTTTCCGGGGTCGCGCAGTCGTTCAACTACTATCCGGTCGGAGCGCAGCAAGGCAAGGATGGTGTCGTCTACGTCGCCCTGGGCCTCGGGCGCACGGTGGTTGAGGGCGGACTGGCTCTGCGTTTCAGTCCCAGAAACCCGGAGATCCTGCCGCAGTTCGGGACCCCGAAGTCCATGCTGGATGGCACCCAGAGGAGTTTCTACGCCGTCGATACCGACTACGATTTCAACGATGGGTATCTTGACGCGTCGGCGAACTTGCGCGAGTTCGACCTCAAAACAGCGGAAAGCGACGATGTTCTGTCCTCGGTGGGAAGTGTCTACATAGCCAATGAGCAGCGGCTCCGGGAGGACCTTTCTCTGGCGGGACCTCGCGTCATCACCTTTGCGAACATCCTCAGACACGGTGCGATACCGCTGGCTGCGACCCTGGAGGAGGTGATGAAGGTCGCCAGAAGGGGACTGGGCGGAGCCGTGGAGGTGGAGTTCGCCTGCGACATGGGGGACTTCGGACGACGCGCAACTCGCGGCAGGCCCAGGATGGGGCCCGAGCTCTATCTGCTGCAAATGCGCCCGATGGGTTCGCGCTATGTGGGGTCGAGGGTGGCCCGCCAGCCGTACGAGCGAGCCGATCTCTTGTGCTCGAGCCTCAGTAGCCTCGGTGAAGGAGTCAGCAAGCTACGCGATCTGGTTTACGTGCGCCGCGATCGCTGGCAGCCGTCCAAGAACAAGGCGATTACCCGGGAAATCGAAGAGATCAACCAGGCGCTTCGCGAGGACAGAAGGCCTTACCTTCTCGTCGGACCGGGCCGTTGGGGCACAGCCGACGAGTGGCTGGGAATCCCGGTGCAGTGGCGGCAAATCTCGAACGCCAAGGTGATCGTCGAGGCCTCGCCCAGGGGATACAACGTCGAGCCCTCGCAGGGGACTCACTTCTTCCAGAACATCACCTCCCTTCGGATCGGCTACCTGACGCTGCCGCCGGGAGCCGAGAAGGCCCAGAAGCCGCCGGAGGATTCCGCCGGTGATGACGAGTTCTTGGACTGGGATTGGCTCGATTCCCGGCAGGCGCGTCGCGAAACCGAACATCTGCGCCACCTGCGGTTTCGCAGGCAGCTGACGGTGGTTCTGGACGGCAAAGACAACCGAGGAATGGTGGTCAAGCCGGCAAAGGGCTAG
- a CDS encoding GTPase, giving the protein MGAAGRDFHNFNTLFRNEPDWEVVAFTAAQIPDIEGRLYPPELSGELYPEGVPIRGEAELEHLIRDSEIDEVWFSYSDVSHEYVMHKANRVIAWGAHFGVFSAQSTMLDSKRPVIAITAVRTGCGKSQTTRYLSKILRGLGKKVVAVRHPMPYGDLSRQICQRFASYDDLDRHDCTIEEREEYEPLIDNGFVVYAGIDYELILRRAEKEAEVILWDGGNNDTPFYRPDLHLTLVDPHRPGHETSYYPGEANLLMADILVVNKVQTAKPPDLAAVLESCRRHNPGAQIVECRSAVSVSKPELIRGKRALVIEDGPTLTHGGMSYGAGWYAAQQAGAAEVVDPVPHAVGSIRETYEKYPNARKILPAMGYGQRQIEELEATINATPADVVVEGTPIELSRVLTVNKPIADVAYELEELEPGALESAIRAMLG; this is encoded by the coding sequence ATGGGTGCCGCGGGCCGGGATTTTCACAATTTCAATACCCTCTTCCGAAACGAGCCGGACTGGGAGGTCGTCGCCTTCACCGCGGCGCAGATCCCCGACATCGAGGGCCGCCTGTACCCACCCGAGCTGTCGGGTGAGTTGTATCCGGAGGGGGTGCCGATCCGGGGGGAGGCCGAGCTCGAGCATCTGATCCGAGACAGCGAGATCGACGAAGTCTGGTTTTCCTATTCCGACGTCTCTCACGAATACGTCATGCACAAGGCCAACCGAGTGATCGCATGGGGCGCCCATTTCGGGGTCTTCTCGGCCCAGAGTACGATGCTGGACTCGAAGAGGCCGGTCATAGCGATCACGGCCGTGCGAACCGGCTGTGGCAAATCGCAGACCACCCGGTACCTCTCCAAGATCCTCCGGGGCCTGGGGAAGAAGGTCGTCGCCGTTCGACACCCGATGCCCTACGGTGATCTGAGCCGTCAGATCTGCCAGCGCTTCGCCAGCTACGATGATCTCGACCGCCACGACTGCACCATCGAGGAGCGCGAAGAATACGAGCCCCTGATCGACAATGGCTTCGTCGTATATGCGGGAATCGACTACGAGCTGATCCTGCGTCGGGCCGAGAAGGAGGCCGAGGTCATTCTCTGGGACGGCGGCAACAACGACACGCCCTTCTATCGACCCGACCTTCACCTGACACTGGTCGATCCCCACCGGCCGGGACACGAGACCAGCTACTACCCTGGCGAAGCCAACCTGCTCATGGCAGACATCCTGGTCGTGAACAAGGTCCAGACCGCCAAGCCTCCGGACCTCGCGGCGGTTCTCGAGAGCTGTCGCCGACACAACCCCGGCGCGCAGATCGTCGAGTGCCGCTCCGCGGTATCGGTGAGCAAACCGGAACTCATACGCGGCAAGCGCGCCCTGGTGATCGAAGACGGCCCGACCCTCACGCATGGCGGCATGAGCTACGGCGCCGGCTGGTACGCCGCACAGCAAGCCGGCGCCGCCGAAGTCGTCGATCCGGTTCCCCACGCGGTGGGCTCAATTCGTGAGACCTACGAAAAATACCCGAACGCCCGCAAGATACTGCCCGCCATGGGCTACGGCCAGCGGCAGATCGAAGAGCTCGAGGCCACCATCAACGCGACCCCGGCGGATGTCGTCGTCGAAGGCACTCCGATCGAGCTGAGCCGGGTGTTGACGGTCAACAAGCCCATCGCCGATGTGGCCTATGAGCTCGAGGAGCTCGAACCGGGAGCGCTCGAGTCCGCGATTCGCGCGATGCTCGGCTAG
- the gdhA gene encoding NADP-specific glutamate dehydrogenase, with the protein MSDSVESFVERVIAKNPAEHEFHQAVREVVESVWPVIESNPRYRSGRILERMVEPERLVSFRVPWVDDQGEIQVNRGFRIEMNSAIGPYKGGLRFHPSVTQGILKFLAFEQVFKNSLTTLPMGGGKGGSDFDPKAKSDGEVMRFCQAFMRELYRHIGPNTDVPAGDIGVGGRELGYLFGMYKKLANEFTGVLTGKGINWGGSLIRPEATGYGTVYFVNEMLATRGETLKRKRVLISGSGNVAQYAAEKTLEFGGKVLALSDSSGTIVDEDGIDSQKLSYVMDLKNNRRGRIKEYAEQYPSATYLEGERPWSVKCDVAMPCATENEINGDDAKTLLDDGCICVAEGANMPSDHEAIGRYLDAGILYGPGKAANAGGVAVSGLEMTQNAMRISWSREEVDQRLRMIMKDIHATCVRHGKNGDFVNYIDGANIAGFIKVADSMLDQGVV; encoded by the coding sequence ATGTCCGATTCTGTTGAGAGTTTTGTCGAGAGAGTGATCGCCAAGAACCCAGCGGAGCATGAGTTTCATCAGGCCGTACGCGAGGTCGTCGAGTCGGTTTGGCCGGTCATCGAAAGCAACCCACGCTATCGGAGCGGCAGGATTCTGGAGCGAATGGTCGAGCCGGAACGGTTAGTGAGCTTTCGAGTTCCTTGGGTAGACGACCAGGGTGAGATTCAGGTCAATCGTGGCTTCCGGATCGAGATGAACAGTGCCATCGGCCCCTACAAGGGCGGCCTGCGGTTTCATCCCAGCGTCACCCAGGGGATCTTGAAGTTCCTGGCCTTCGAGCAAGTCTTCAAGAACAGCCTCACAACCCTGCCGATGGGAGGTGGCAAGGGCGGTTCCGACTTCGATCCCAAGGCAAAGAGCGACGGCGAGGTCATGCGGTTCTGTCAGGCGTTCATGAGAGAGCTCTATCGCCACATCGGCCCGAACACCGACGTACCCGCCGGCGATATTGGGGTCGGCGGCCGCGAGCTGGGCTATCTGTTCGGGATGTACAAGAAGCTGGCCAACGAGTTCACCGGAGTCCTGACCGGGAAGGGAATCAACTGGGGCGGCTCACTGATCAGGCCCGAGGCGACCGGCTACGGTACCGTGTACTTCGTCAACGAGATGCTGGCCACTCGCGGCGAGACCTTGAAACGCAAGCGAGTGCTGATCTCCGGCTCGGGCAACGTTGCTCAGTACGCGGCCGAGAAGACCTTGGAGTTCGGCGGCAAGGTGCTGGCGCTGTCCGATTCGAGCGGTACGATCGTCGACGAGGACGGCATCGATTCTCAAAAACTCAGCTATGTAATGGACCTCAAGAACAACCGCAGAGGACGGATCAAGGAGTACGCGGAGCAGTACCCCAGTGCCACCTACCTGGAGGGTGAGCGGCCGTGGTCTGTGAAGTGTGACGTAGCCATGCCGTGCGCCACCGAGAACGAGATCAACGGCGACGACGCCAAGACTCTTCTGGACGACGGCTGCATCTGCGTCGCCGAAGGCGCCAACATGCCTTCCGATCATGAGGCCATCGGCCGCTACCTGGACGCCGGAATCCTCTACGGGCCGGGCAAGGCAGCCAACGCCGGCGGCGTGGCGGTATCGGGTCTCGAGATGACCCAGAACGCCATGCGCATCTCCTGGTCCCGCGAAGAGGTGGATCAGCGGCTCCGGATGATCATGAAGGACATTCACGCGACCTGCGTGCGCCACGGTAAGAACGGCGATTTCGTCAACTACATCGATGGCGCCAATATCGCTGGCTTCATCAAGGTGGCCGACTCGATGCTGGATCAGGGGGTCGTGTAG